A region of the Streptomyces sp. NBC_00442 genome:
GTGGCCGACTCCCAAGTGCCCGGCTCGCCGGCCGGCCGCCTGGGTCCGGCTCAACTCGGCTGGCTGGACGCGGCACTTGCGCGCCGTCCGGACGTTCCCGCCCTCGTCTGTCTGCATCATCCGCCTCTCCCCGTCGGGATCCCGTTCCTGGACGCCATGGGACTGGCGGACGGTGCCGAACTGGCGGAGACGCTGCGGTCGCATCCCCGCGTGGCACGTGTGCTCGCGGGCCACGTCCACCGCACTGTCACCGCGAGCTTCGCCGGTACCACCCTGGCCATCGCCCCCAGCGCGCACCTACAGAGCGGGCTCGCCATGAACGGCGGACTCCCCAACTATCTCGACGAGCCGACCTCGTTCCTCCTGCACCTGCGCGCGGGAGCCGAGTGGGTGACCCACGTCGTCGCCGTCAGTCACGCCGGTGCGCCGGTGGCTGCCTGGTCCGGGCCGTGACCGGCGACCGTTGCGCCACGAGGAGCCGCCATATGTGACGCACCGTCAGGAATTGAATCCAACATGCACGTGGTCGTGGTGGGTGTCGTCCGAGAAGAACTGGTTCACCGTGGCGCCTCCGGTGAGCCGCACGGGGCCGCCGACGTTGTACGAGCCGGCCGCGGCCGCGGCCCGCATGAACGAGGTGATCAGCGTGCGAGAGGTCGCGGGGTCGACCACGGCGCGGCCGTCGATGCGCCACACGTCGAAGGCCCGGCCCAACGGGTGGTCACTGGGGCGGTCGGTGCCGAACACGTCCAGCGGGTGTCCTGAGCGTACGACACTGACCGACAGGCGGTAGGCACCGGCGAGTTGGAGCATGGCGCGCAGTACGCTCTCGT
Encoded here:
- a CDS encoding phosphodiesterase, producing MTLAIAHLSDPHITAGALAGGPAASLSRALGRVLALDPQPDAVVITGDLVDRGRIEEYAVLREILSGFPLPLHLVVGNHDDPETVRAVFGGTTFLGGAQETHYAVEHPEFTLVVADSQVPGSPAGRLGPAQLGWLDAALARRPDVPALVCLHHPPLPVGIPFLDAMGLADGAELAETLRSHPRVARVLAGHVHRTVTASFAGTTLAIAPSAHLQSGLAMNGGLPNYLDEPTSFLLHLRAGAEWVTHVVAVSHAGAPVAAWSGP